In one window of Shewanella goraebulensis DNA:
- a CDS encoding glycosyltransferase → MEKRNLKDDNFIVQNSHELPRNIFSVCGMSVYKMDKLNWVEQAVNSILTQTLSPSLFVIVIDGDVDENISLYLNNIERKNKHVILIHGLKNLGLSTCMNFIIGWTLPLNPTYFFRMDSDDISIPHRFEKQIQLLEKHKDIDVLGSALWEIDADGNKLGMRCLPTKHTVLIKSLSRRCPINHPTVVMRYTIFEKGFRYLKDMRNTEDYFFWITLAHAGFKFANIREPLLNFRRLGYFYERRGRSLSINEFRARLLAMKLLNQRSARNYLYANVVLVLRFMPAPIIKLAYKIDRFLLKTIIGHD, encoded by the coding sequence ATGGAAAAACGCAATTTGAAAGATGATAATTTTATTGTTCAGAACTCGCATGAGTTGCCTAGAAACATTTTCTCGGTTTGCGGGATGTCTGTTTACAAAATGGATAAGTTAAATTGGGTTGAGCAGGCTGTAAACAGTATCTTAACTCAAACCTTATCCCCATCATTATTCGTCATTGTGATTGACGGTGATGTTGATGAAAACATTTCCTTATACCTTAATAATATTGAAAGAAAGAATAAGCATGTCATATTGATTCATGGCTTGAAAAACCTTGGTTTAAGTACTTGCATGAATTTTATTATTGGCTGGACGCTCCCACTAAACCCAACCTATTTTTTTCGAATGGATTCTGATGATATTAGTATTCCCCATCGATTTGAAAAGCAAATTCAACTTTTAGAAAAACACAAAGACATTGATGTTCTCGGCTCAGCTTTATGGGAAATTGATGCTGATGGAAATAAGCTTGGTATGCGTTGCTTACCAACTAAACACACTGTATTGATTAAGTCTTTATCCAGAAGATGCCCAATAAATCACCCAACAGTTGTAATGCGATATACGATCTTTGAAAAAGGGTTTCGATATCTGAAAGATATGAGAAACACAGAGGATTATTTTTTCTGGATAACATTAGCTCATGCAGGATTCAAGTTTGCCAATATTAGAGAACCGTTACTTAATTTTAGGCGTTTAGGATACTTTTATGAACGCAGAGGCCGTAGCTTGTCTATTAATGAATTTAGAGCACGTCTACTTGCTATGAAACTTTTAAATCAAAGAAGCGCAAGAAACTACTTATACGCCAATGTTGTTTTAGTTTTACGTTTTATGCCTGCGCCAATAATAAAATTAGCTTACAAGATAGATCGGTTCTTACTTAAAACAATAATAGGACATGATTAA
- the cysD gene encoding sulfate adenylyltransferase subunit CysD, which translates to MNEERLTHLRALEAESIHIMREVAAEFDNPVMLYSVGKDSSVLLHLARKAFYPGKIPFPLMHVDTNWKFKEMIQFRDQMAEKYDFDLIVHKNPRGMEMNISPFTHGSAKHTDIMKTEGLKQALDMHGFDAAFGGARRDEEKSRAKERVYSFRDNKHRWDPKNQRPELWNIYNSKVDKGESIRVFPLSNWTELDIWQYIYLEGIEIPSLYFAKERPVVERDGTLIMVDDERMELQEGETTENKMVRFRTLGCYPLTGAVDSVAQTLPEIIQEMLLCTTSERQGRVIDNDSAGSMEKKKMEGYF; encoded by the coding sequence ATGAACGAAGAAAGATTAACCCACCTAAGAGCATTGGAAGCTGAGTCTATTCATATTATGCGTGAAGTCGCTGCTGAATTTGATAATCCTGTGATGCTGTATTCTGTAGGTAAGGACTCATCTGTATTGTTACACCTTGCGCGAAAAGCGTTTTACCCTGGTAAAATTCCTTTTCCCCTAATGCATGTGGATACTAACTGGAAGTTCAAAGAAATGATCCAGTTTCGTGATCAAATGGCTGAAAAATATGACTTTGATTTAATTGTTCATAAAAACCCTCGTGGTATGGAAATGAATATCAGCCCTTTTACTCATGGTAGCGCAAAACATACCGATATTATGAAAACTGAAGGCCTTAAGCAGGCACTTGACATGCATGGGTTTGATGCAGCTTTCGGTGGTGCTCGACGTGACGAAGAAAAATCGCGAGCGAAGGAGCGAGTTTATTCTTTCAGAGATAATAAGCATCGTTGGGACCCAAAAAATCAACGTCCAGAATTATGGAATATCTATAATAGTAAAGTCGATAAAGGTGAAAGTATTCGTGTATTTCCTTTGTCGAATTGGACAGAGTTAGATATCTGGCAATATATCTATTTAGAAGGCATTGAGATTCCTTCACTATACTTCGCTAAAGAACGACCAGTAGTAGAGCGTGATGGCACTTTAATCATGGTAGATGATGAGCGAATGGAGTTACAAGAAGGCGAAACCACAGAAAATAAGATGGTTCGTTTCAGAACATTGGGCTGTTACCCATTAACTGGTGCGGTAGATTCAGTTGCTCAAACATTACCTGAAATTATTCAAGAAATGTTGTTATGTACCACTTCTGAGCGACAAGGACGAGTTATTGATAATGACTCTGCTGGCTCGATGGAAAAGAAAAAAATGGAAGGTTACTTCTAA
- a CDS encoding glycosyltransferase family 2 protein, translating into MSTIRKIFGDRLINILKSVEPLYIAYYWYRNKIYNRIFGKSAKKAYTNWIKHIEPNLWCEILPLIKQPKISIIVPVYNPPIKFLQECVNSVISQTYSNWEMVIVDDASTCPVVKKYLSELSGMEHRVLVVFSDINQHISKTTNLGITEATGEYIAFLDHDDVLSPHALNETASVFVTNKSIQWVYSDEDFIGLDGKRTSPHFKSDWNLFLLRSHNYITHFCAYETRFLRKLGGCREGAEGAQDYDLALRAANELCDDQIGHVSKILYHWRIHPESTSMSSNAKSYTVEAGRKALKEHLDSAKISYKLDSTAVDNFYHVKYMPSIESTASIIIPTRNQYDLLKACVDSIISKTSFKKYEIIIVDNQTDCAQTLAYLSSLSKTSNVKVLGYNKPFNYSEINNFAVKHATGDVVVLLNNDTEVISAEWLTDMVGLAVLPEVGCVGAKLLYEDNSIQHAGVIMGLGGYAAHSHRGMNNAHPGYFYRPHINQQLSAVTAACLAVKKELYDLVDGLDEAFCVAYNDVDFCLRVEKQGYKNVYCATAELFHYESKSRGLDISLEKQKRFDQEKALLESRWSTVIDCDPFYNVHLTRSREDFSFRYL; encoded by the coding sequence GTGAGCACAATTCGAAAAATCTTTGGTGATAGGCTCATTAACATCCTTAAGAGTGTTGAGCCATTGTATATTGCATATTATTGGTATCGCAATAAAATTTATAATCGGATTTTCGGTAAATCTGCAAAGAAGGCTTACACGAATTGGATAAAACATATTGAGCCGAATTTGTGGTGTGAGATTCTGCCCCTAATAAAGCAACCTAAAATCTCTATCATTGTGCCAGTGTATAACCCACCCATTAAATTTCTACAAGAGTGCGTAAATTCCGTCATTTCGCAAACTTATAGTAATTGGGAAATGGTTATTGTTGATGATGCATCGACGTGCCCTGTAGTTAAAAAATACCTCTCTGAACTGAGTGGTATGGAACATCGAGTTTTGGTTGTATTTTCAGATATTAATCAACATATTTCTAAAACGACAAATTTAGGTATTACCGAGGCGACTGGTGAGTACATTGCATTTTTAGATCATGATGATGTGTTATCTCCTCATGCTTTAAATGAAACTGCAAGTGTGTTTGTTACCAATAAATCCATTCAATGGGTCTACAGTGATGAAGACTTTATTGGTCTTGATGGTAAACGTACTTCTCCTCATTTTAAATCTGATTGGAACTTGTTTTTACTGCGGTCGCATAATTATATAACTCATTTTTGTGCTTATGAAACTAGATTCTTACGTAAACTAGGTGGTTGTAGAGAAGGGGCTGAAGGTGCTCAAGATTATGATCTGGCTTTAAGAGCAGCGAATGAATTATGCGATGACCAGATTGGTCATGTTTCTAAAATTTTATATCATTGGAGAATTCATCCAGAATCGACTTCAATGTCTTCAAATGCAAAATCATATACCGTTGAAGCTGGACGGAAAGCATTAAAAGAACATCTCGATTCTGCAAAAATTAGCTATAAGTTGGATAGTACTGCTGTTGACAACTTTTATCACGTAAAATATATGCCGAGTATTGAATCTACAGCGTCAATAATAATACCAACTCGCAATCAATATGATTTATTGAAAGCTTGTGTCGATAGTATCATTAGCAAGACTAGTTTCAAAAAATATGAAATTATTATTGTAGATAACCAGACCGATTGCGCACAGACTCTTGCTTACTTATCCTCTTTAAGCAAAACCTCAAATGTAAAGGTTTTAGGATATAACAAACCATTTAATTACTCTGAAATTAATAATTTTGCAGTAAAACATGCAACAGGTGATGTTGTGGTTTTGCTGAATAATGATACTGAGGTAATTAGCGCTGAGTGGTTAACAGATATGGTAGGGTTAGCTGTACTGCCTGAAGTAGGTTGCGTTGGTGCTAAGTTACTATATGAAGATAACAGTATACAGCATGCTGGTGTGATAATGGGACTTGGCGGTTATGCTGCTCATTCGCATCGAGGGATGAACAATGCTCACCCTGGTTACTTTTATCGTCCTCATATTAATCAGCAACTCTCAGCAGTTACTGCAGCCTGTCTTGCAGTAAAGAAAGAACTCTACGATTTAGTAGATGGTTTAGATGAAGCATTTTGTGTCGCTTATAATGATGTGGATTTTTGTCTACGTGTTGAAAAGCAAGGTTATAAAAATGTTTACTGCGCAACAGCTGAGTTGTTCCACTATGAATCTAAATCGCGTGGTTTAGATATATCGTTAGAAAAACAGAAACGATTTGACCAAGAAAAAGCCCTTCTCGAGAGTCGGTGGTCTACAGTTATTGATTGTGACCCTTTTTATAATGTTCATTTAACGAGATCTAGAGAAGATTTTTCATTTAGGTACCTTTAG
- a CDS encoding WcbI family polysaccharide biosynthesis putative acetyltransferase, giving the protein MKTFTVLGNCQAAPLADILMRQPSFAAHYQYIKMPKPAYMLQQADYESVKNVLEQIDLFIHQDISNAFGPRFNTSHLKTLMKPGSETISFPSIYFTGYHPEICYLRHIDKKANEFSDYHDQNLIQRYIEQPETAYEKSNKAINDPTYYSEQFINKNAADSLTELKRREEKLDIRLSDFIEQHWKEELLFFSMNHPSRTVLNELTRRVITKLSLEENAIIGKFQHLNESSLPIYASVLKHIKVKNCYDLKIKNVPISIEKYISNHLAIYQQLKVCDLNDNIIKLNNTLPSD; this is encoded by the coding sequence ATGAAGACTTTCACTGTTTTAGGTAACTGCCAAGCAGCCCCACTCGCCGACATACTAATGAGACAGCCAAGTTTTGCTGCCCACTACCAATACATAAAAATGCCAAAACCAGCCTATATGCTGCAACAGGCTGATTATGAATCAGTTAAAAACGTGTTAGAGCAAATTGATCTATTCATTCACCAAGACATTAGCAATGCATTTGGTCCACGATTTAATACCAGTCACCTCAAAACATTGATGAAACCAGGTAGTGAAACCATTTCATTTCCAAGCATCTATTTTACCGGCTACCACCCAGAAATTTGCTATTTAAGGCATATAGATAAAAAAGCGAATGAATTTAGTGACTACCACGATCAAAATCTTATACAACGATATATTGAGCAGCCAGAAACTGCATATGAAAAGAGTAATAAGGCCATCAATGACCCTACCTACTATTCAGAACAATTTATCAACAAAAATGCTGCAGATAGTCTTACTGAACTAAAACGTAGAGAAGAAAAACTTGATATTCGATTGTCTGACTTTATCGAACAGCATTGGAAAGAAGAACTACTGTTTTTTTCAATGAACCACCCTAGTAGAACTGTATTGAATGAATTAACTAGACGGGTCATTACAAAGCTTAGTCTTGAAGAAAATGCAATTATAGGTAAGTTTCAGCACCTAAATGAATCAAGCTTACCGATCTACGCATCAGTGCTTAAGCACATTAAAGTTAAAAATTGCTATGATTTAAAAATAAAAAACGTTCCTATAAGCATCGAAAAGTATATTTCGAATCATTTAGCCATATATCAACAGCTTAAAGTCTGTGACTTAAATGACAATATTATCAAGCTGAATAATACTTTACCTTCCGATTGA
- a CDS encoding glycosyltransferase family 2 protein: MNGAIIVVYQPDLSMVERLLTRVYNQVEHVVIIDNSPTKHDFNLIISSYHYVHFPENVGIAKGHNHGLRLLLSLGCEYGLLLDQDSLIPEDMVFRLSSLLEASKALKHHFAAIGPSIRCSFTDRSERARYQRDIFEYDELVGVNQIIASGMLIDLGSLDEVGYKDESLFIDGVDHEWCWRAKSKGLNVARAKHVEMVHRLGDSRSKFVGVTYRVGSPIRLYYQFRNILILSRRPYVPTYWKVRCIVLMPIKFILNSVMQKQRKQRCLFMVQGIADGVLGKRNCYEENWSSHQ, translated from the coding sequence ATGAATGGTGCTATTATTGTTGTTTACCAACCAGATCTTAGTATGGTTGAAAGATTACTTACGCGTGTTTACAATCAAGTTGAACATGTTGTAATTATTGATAATAGCCCTACTAAGCATGATTTTAATTTGATCATTTCTTCATATCATTATGTTCACTTTCCTGAAAATGTTGGTATTGCTAAAGGGCACAATCATGGGTTGAGATTGTTACTGTCTTTGGGGTGCGAATATGGACTTTTACTCGATCAAGACAGTTTAATCCCTGAAGATATGGTTTTTAGACTATCAAGCCTTTTGGAAGCTTCAAAAGCGCTAAAACATCACTTTGCGGCAATTGGACCCAGTATAAGATGTTCATTTACTGATCGCAGTGAGAGAGCTAGATACCAAAGAGATATTTTCGAATATGATGAATTAGTGGGAGTTAATCAAATAATTGCTTCTGGCATGCTAATAGATCTTGGTTCGCTAGATGAGGTGGGTTACAAAGATGAATCATTGTTTATTGATGGTGTTGACCATGAATGGTGTTGGCGAGCTAAGAGTAAAGGTTTAAACGTTGCCAGAGCTAAGCATGTTGAGATGGTGCATAGGTTGGGTGACTCTAGAAGTAAGTTTGTAGGTGTTACCTATCGAGTCGGCTCTCCTATTAGATTGTATTATCAATTTAGGAATATCTTGATTCTTTCAAGACGACCTTACGTACCAACATATTGGAAAGTAAGGTGCATTGTATTAATGCCAATTAAATTTATTCTAAACTCTGTGATGCAAAAGCAAAGAAAACAGCGTTGTTTATTTATGGTTCAAGGCATTGCTGATGGGGTTTTGGGTAAACGTAATTGTTATGAAGAAAATTGGTCATCACACCAGTGA
- the cysN gene encoding sulfate adenylyltransferase subunit CysN — protein sequence MSNSTSLIASDIEAYLKVHENKDMLRILTCGSVDDGKSTLIGRLLFDSKMIFEDQMAAIEKDSKRFNTTDDSFDLALLVDGLQSEREQGITIDVAYRYFATEQRKFIIADTPGHEQYTRNMATGASTADLAIILIDARHGVQVQTRRHSFICSQLGIKHVIIAINKMDAVDYDQSVYQNIKKEYREFAENLSFEDVRFVPISALKGDNVVNESENMSWYPGSTMMKLLNTVSINRAKSSSFRMQVQYVNRPNLDFRGFCGTVASGDIRVGDTVKTLPSGKESKVKSIVTFDGDIEKATAGMAITITLEDEIDISRGDMLVRPHELTSSASHFEADVVWMTEEALHVDREYAIKVGSKSVYGYVESVNHRVDVNTLEVFPATQLELNEMGSCNFAVNAPIQFDAYDSNRTTGAFIIIDRLTNVTVGAGMIRNEITGKEAKASSEYSAFEVEFNALVRKHYPHWGAKVIG from the coding sequence ATGTCTAATAGTACGTCTCTTATTGCTTCTGATATTGAAGCATATTTAAAAGTCCACGAAAATAAAGATATGCTACGTATTTTAACGTGTGGCAGTGTTGATGATGGTAAATCTACTCTTATTGGTCGTTTATTATTTGATAGTAAAATGATATTTGAAGACCAAATGGCTGCAATTGAGAAAGATTCAAAACGTTTTAATACAACAGATGATTCTTTTGACTTAGCGTTGTTAGTTGATGGCCTTCAATCAGAGCGTGAGCAAGGCATTACTATTGATGTCGCTTATCGATACTTTGCTACGGAGCAACGTAAATTTATTATTGCGGATACTCCTGGTCATGAGCAATATACTCGTAATATGGCTACAGGTGCTTCAACGGCTGACTTAGCAATTATTTTGATTGATGCTCGTCACGGTGTTCAAGTTCAAACTCGCCGTCACAGCTTCATTTGTTCTCAACTTGGTATTAAGCATGTCATTATTGCGATTAACAAAATGGATGCTGTTGATTACGACCAATCTGTATATCAAAATATCAAGAAAGAATATCGTGAGTTTGCCGAGAACCTTTCTTTTGAAGATGTTCGCTTTGTGCCTATTTCAGCTTTGAAGGGTGACAATGTTGTTAACGAAAGTGAAAACATGTCTTGGTACCCTGGTTCGACGATGATGAAGTTGCTGAATACAGTTTCAATCAATCGTGCTAAATCGAGCTCATTCAGAATGCAAGTTCAGTATGTTAATCGTCCAAACCTAGATTTTCGTGGTTTTTGTGGCACAGTTGCTTCTGGTGATATTCGTGTTGGTGATACGGTCAAAACACTTCCTTCAGGAAAAGAAAGCAAAGTAAAATCGATTGTGACATTTGATGGCGATATCGAAAAAGCCACAGCGGGTATGGCAATAACGATTACACTAGAAGATGAAATTGATATTAGTCGAGGGGACATGTTAGTTCGGCCTCACGAGTTGACATCTTCAGCAAGCCATTTTGAAGCTGACGTCGTGTGGATGACTGAAGAGGCCTTACACGTTGATCGTGAGTATGCAATAAAAGTAGGCAGCAAGTCTGTATATGGTTATGTCGAATCAGTTAATCACCGTGTGGATGTCAATACTCTAGAAGTGTTTCCTGCAACTCAACTTGAGTTAAATGAAATGGGAAGTTGTAACTTTGCAGTCAATGCCCCTATTCAATTTGATGCTTATGATTCAAACCGAACTACCGGTGCATTTATCATTATCGACAGACTGACTAACGTAACCGTTGGTGCAGGGATGATCAGAAATGAAATCACAGGTAAAGAAGCTAAAGCTAGTTCTGAATATTCAGCATTCGAAGTTGAATTTAATGCTTTAGTTAGAAAGCATTACCCTCATTGGGGTGCTAAAGTCATAGGCTAA
- a CDS encoding sulfotransferase — translation MKYQNPEQFQKFKKHLKQWAHQEEIVFVIGSERSGTSLMFQQVCQASNFYDLAEATVETFCFAKPWLLLEKASDENYEMRRYLGDAEQFRTFQQSIIPLVERNLSIDSTVLNYEYDDYKTTNKIWYERRYKHVLRAYFYHVSQNSGLKRLVEKTPAHIRYANRIIEAFPKAKLLVTKRSHAEVIASHRKRYQKEIALGKSASDPSLSWLNKPIEEYINYLNGIDRKINSLLKQYPEQTKVINYNDLSQEPDITLRGIEVFLGENLTSKVAKIARADQAWDPLLNKPPTKNTIDVNNFLTRDELALLFKFN, via the coding sequence ATGAAATACCAAAATCCAGAACAGTTTCAGAAATTTAAAAAACATCTTAAGCAATGGGCTCACCAAGAGGAGATTGTTTTTGTCATTGGTTCAGAAAGAAGTGGAACCAGCCTGATGTTTCAACAAGTGTGCCAAGCGTCAAATTTCTATGATTTAGCTGAAGCAACCGTTGAAACTTTTTGTTTTGCAAAACCTTGGTTACTACTTGAAAAAGCCTCTGATGAAAATTATGAAATGCGAAGATATTTAGGGGATGCTGAGCAGTTTAGAACATTTCAGCAATCGATTATTCCGCTAGTTGAGCGCAATTTGAGTATTGATTCAACAGTTTTAAACTACGAATATGATGACTATAAAACAACTAATAAGATTTGGTATGAGCGAAGGTATAAACATGTACTTAGAGCATATTTTTATCATGTATCACAAAACTCAGGTTTGAAAAGGCTAGTGGAAAAAACACCTGCTCATATCAGGTATGCGAATAGGATAATAGAAGCATTTCCGAAAGCAAAATTATTGGTTACCAAGCGCTCACATGCGGAGGTAATAGCATCCCATAGAAAGCGTTACCAAAAAGAAATTGCTCTTGGTAAGTCAGCATCTGATCCGTCACTCAGTTGGCTCAACAAGCCTATTGAAGAGTATATTAATTACTTAAACGGTATTGATCGCAAAATTAATTCCTTACTCAAACAATACCCAGAACAGACAAAAGTTATTAACTATAATGATTTATCGCAGGAGCCAGATATTACCTTGCGTGGCATAGAGGTGTTTCTTGGTGAGAATCTTACCTCAAAAGTAGCGAAGATCGCACGAGCCGATCAAGCTTGGGACCCTTTACTTAATAAACCGCCAACCAAAAACACAATCGACGTAAATAATTTTTTGACTAGAGATGAGTTGGCGCTTTTGTTTAAGTTCAACTAA
- a CDS encoding glycosyltransferase: MIASLTSYFKKLPLKRTDITVLRRRSEQVFFQWCLFEGLPLYGGYEHVSPELQTYLQCSNKVLSPKSAVTNLMVLAYQYAFQVRLNKKGGLTAEQLIEWFFDTAISRFSLSPFLSPKGLLPYTEAHKRIRFNSCTTTFGVNIVGYANSATGLGEDLRNLCLLFDENRIPYSVISLPHSADNSSTQRQFKPFKSGRLVYPITLFCISPLAVSEVKEYYDGALFNSIYNVGILPWELPLWPKDSALELSCFDELWGVSEFCTQAFKGVVENVMTIPSIIDSSALVTAEQSSVSHQSALHKPVFRFLSIFDANSYLNRKNPISTIKAFLSVFKQNENVELVFKVNAVERAEKQWQEVELLCRGHNNIKFIFGIISTQNMMRLYQGCDCYISLHRSEGLGRPIAEAMLHEKVVIATNWSGSSDILNTEVGFPVDYKLVALSEEDYPHAEYCQWAEPSIDHAAFLMKQVVSLSLKQRLTIGSKARVALCKTRGVTALSDTYLQRLHNIYKVKVKKGHK, from the coding sequence TTGATTGCTTCACTTACTTCTTATTTTAAAAAGTTACCTTTAAAACGGACTGATATCACTGTCCTTAGACGGCGATCAGAGCAGGTTTTTTTTCAATGGTGCTTGTTTGAAGGCTTGCCGCTTTATGGTGGCTATGAGCATGTTTCACCTGAACTACAAACGTATTTACAATGCAGTAATAAAGTTTTAAGTCCTAAAAGCGCTGTCACTAATTTGATGGTATTGGCTTACCAGTATGCCTTTCAAGTTCGATTAAATAAAAAGGGGGGGCTGACTGCTGAGCAATTGATAGAATGGTTTTTCGATACTGCAATTTCACGGTTTAGTTTGTCGCCATTTTTATCCCCAAAGGGGTTACTTCCATATACTGAGGCTCATAAAAGAATTAGATTTAATTCTTGTACAACTACTTTTGGCGTGAATATAGTTGGTTATGCTAACAGTGCTACAGGCTTAGGTGAGGATTTAAGAAATCTATGTTTGCTATTTGATGAAAATCGAATACCTTATAGTGTTATCTCACTACCGCACAGTGCAGATAATTCCAGTACGCAGCGGCAGTTTAAACCATTTAAATCAGGACGCTTGGTTTATCCAATTACTCTATTTTGTATTAGTCCACTGGCAGTGAGTGAAGTCAAAGAGTATTATGATGGTGCGCTTTTCAATAGTATATACAACGTGGGTATTTTGCCTTGGGAATTACCCCTCTGGCCTAAAGATAGTGCTTTAGAACTGAGTTGTTTTGATGAGTTATGGGGGGTGTCTGAATTTTGTACTCAAGCTTTCAAAGGTGTTGTTGAAAATGTGATGACGATACCTTCGATTATTGACTCCTCAGCATTAGTTACTGCTGAACAATCTTCTGTATCTCATCAAAGTGCTCTTCACAAACCTGTGTTTAGATTTTTATCAATTTTTGATGCAAATTCATACTTAAACCGTAAAAATCCCATTTCTACTATTAAGGCATTTTTATCTGTATTTAAACAAAATGAAAATGTTGAATTAGTATTTAAAGTTAATGCTGTTGAAAGGGCTGAAAAACAATGGCAAGAAGTTGAGCTGTTATGCCGTGGTCATAATAATATCAAGTTCATTTTTGGCATTATTTCAACACAAAATATGATGCGCTTATATCAAGGTTGTGATTGTTATATCTCTCTCCATAGGAGTGAAGGCTTGGGTAGGCCAATAGCTGAAGCTATGTTGCATGAAAAGGTGGTTATTGCAACTAACTGGTCAGGTTCTAGTGATATTCTAAACACTGAAGTTGGCTTTCCAGTCGATTATAAGTTGGTTGCATTGAGTGAGGAAGATTATCCTCATGCAGAATACTGCCAATGGGCTGAGCCTTCAATTGATCATGCTGCTTTTTTGATGAAGCAAGTGGTGAGCCTTAGCCTTAAACAAAGGTTAACCATTGGTAGTAAAGCTAGAGTAGCGTTATGTAAAACGAGAGGTGTGACAGCGCTAAGTGATACTTATCTACAGCGTCTTCACAATATTTACAAAGTGAAAGTTAAAAAGGGTCATAAATAG